One window from the genome of Spirosoma rhododendri encodes:
- the proC gene encoding pyrroline-5-carboxylate reductase — MRIAIVGCGNMGMAFAKSFLQYNLVSTENLLLIEKSTDRSASLNQEKAGVVVDTIGPRIGEVDLIILSVKPQDFNSVHEALRDVIQPNQMVLSIMAGIPIGQIQDKLNHKLVVRAMPNTPAMLGMGITGFTAAKEVGMTNLRRVENLINATGRSIFLEDEAMLDAVTALSGSGPAYFYYVVKAMVDAGRQMGFDDAVSALLVKQTMLGAYHLINTADKSLDDLIKAVASKGGTTEAALRAFEQGDLANTLVTGIKAAQQRATELSQG, encoded by the coding sequence ATGAGAATCGCAATTGTCGGCTGTGGCAACATGGGCATGGCGTTCGCCAAGTCATTTTTACAATACAATCTGGTCTCGACCGAAAACCTGCTGCTGATTGAGAAAAGCACCGACCGGTCGGCTAGTCTGAATCAGGAAAAGGCGGGCGTCGTGGTCGATACAATTGGGCCGCGCATCGGAGAAGTCGATCTGATTATTCTGTCGGTCAAACCGCAGGATTTCAACAGCGTACACGAAGCTCTGCGCGATGTCATTCAACCTAATCAGATGGTACTGTCGATCATGGCGGGTATCCCGATCGGCCAGATTCAGGATAAGTTGAATCACAAACTCGTTGTGCGGGCGATGCCCAATACCCCGGCTATGCTCGGTATGGGTATCACCGGTTTCACAGCTGCGAAGGAAGTTGGTATGACGAACCTACGCCGGGTCGAAAACCTCATCAACGCGACTGGCCGGTCAATTTTTCTGGAGGACGAAGCGATGCTCGATGCCGTTACGGCACTTAGCGGTAGCGGCCCGGCTTACTTCTATTACGTCGTAAAAGCGATGGTCGACGCGGGGCGGCAGATGGGTTTCGACGATGCCGTATCAGCGCTGCTGGTAAAACAAACCATGCTGGGTGCCTACCACCTTATCAACACGGCGGATAAATCGCTGGACGATCTGATCAAAGCGGTAGCGTCGAAAGGCGGCACGACCGAAGCGGCTCTCCGCGCCTTCGAACAGGGCGATCTTGCCAATACACTGGTAACCGGCATTAAAGCCGCTCAGCAGCGAGCGACGGAATTGTCACAGGGATAG
- a CDS encoding TlpA disulfide reductase family protein produces MKRITVLAVGLLVSVAALAQGTKPFTVTGTVKRATPGSYVYLETNGQPTRKVDSAKVDNSNAFTLKSNVADGGEVFVLNVGGNQKMALLVEGGETLNVVADGFKMNAKTGEIGKATVTGSKNMEYYDKLMTLRNNMESRVAVWNKQIAAATEKKDTKRIAQIEDEYQKAEGDIVNKVKAMLPEMGTSLVSLFALNFINIDTDFDTYDQLAERFKKDNPNSPHAQALIGRVTRIKGVMVGSLAPDIALSDTTGKAVPLSSLRGKYVLLDFWASWCGPCRAENPNVVRMYNKFKDKGFTIYSVSLDRTKGEWERAIRNDNLPWTHVSDLKFWQSAAAQQYGVQAIPSTFLLDKDGKIIAKNLRGDALEAKLDEVLK; encoded by the coding sequence ATGAAACGAATAACAGTTTTAGCCGTGGGGTTGCTGGTTTCCGTTGCCGCGCTGGCGCAGGGAACAAAACCATTCACGGTCACCGGCACCGTAAAACGGGCAACACCGGGCAGCTACGTGTACCTGGAAACCAACGGGCAGCCAACCCGCAAAGTCGACTCCGCTAAAGTCGACAACAGCAACGCCTTTACGCTGAAAAGCAACGTGGCCGACGGGGGCGAAGTGTTTGTATTGAATGTTGGTGGTAATCAGAAAATGGCTCTGCTGGTCGAGGGGGGCGAAACGCTCAATGTCGTCGCGGACGGGTTCAAGATGAATGCCAAGACGGGCGAGATTGGCAAGGCGACCGTAACCGGCTCCAAAAATATGGAGTACTATGACAAGCTGATGACGCTCCGCAACAACATGGAGTCGCGGGTGGCGGTCTGGAACAAGCAGATTGCCGCTGCTACCGAGAAAAAAGACACCAAACGCATCGCGCAGATTGAAGACGAGTATCAGAAAGCCGAAGGCGATATTGTGAACAAAGTGAAGGCGATGCTGCCCGAAATGGGTACGTCGCTGGTGTCGCTGTTTGCGCTCAACTTTATCAATATCGACACGGATTTCGATACTTACGATCAACTGGCGGAGCGGTTCAAAAAAGACAATCCGAACAGCCCGCACGCGCAGGCACTGATTGGCCGGGTAACACGCATCAAGGGCGTGATGGTCGGGTCACTGGCCCCCGATATTGCGCTGAGCGACACAACGGGGAAAGCTGTCCCCCTGTCGTCGTTGCGGGGCAAATACGTACTACTTGACTTCTGGGCAAGCTGGTGCGGACCATGCCGGGCCGAAAACCCGAACGTAGTGCGGATGTATAACAAGTTCAAGGACAAAGGCTTTACGATTTACAGTGTCTCGCTCGACCGCACGAAAGGCGAGTGGGAACGCGCCATCCGCAACGACAACCTGCCCTGGACGCACGTGTCGGATCTGAAATTCTGGCAGTCGGCGGCAGCGCAACAGTACGGTGTACAGGCTATTCCGTCGACCTTCCTGCTCGACAAGGACGGAAAGATCATCGCCAAGAACCTGCGGGGCGACGCACTCGAAGCCAAGCTCGACGAAGTGTTGAAATAG
- the gatB gene encoding Asp-tRNA(Asn)/Glu-tRNA(Gln) amidotransferase subunit GatB: MVADTPRSSDTLTHYEAVIGLEVHCQLLTQSKMFAADTNAFGGDPNTHVSVITLGHPGTLPKTNRQAVEYAVRIGLAVGSEITRHNVFARKNYFYPDLPKGYQLSQDKGPICVGGTVPITAKDPVTGESYQTAIQLHHIHLEEDAGKSIHDGSYWTTQLDYNRAGTPLIEMVTEPCIRTADEAGQYLTEVRRLVRYLDICDGNMEEGSLRCDVNVSIRPVGATYLGTKVEVKNLNSIRNVMRAVDSEIRRQVDLTETGGKIIQETRTFDANTGLSAGMREKETMNDYRYFPDPDLAPVVISDAWLADIEAAMPMLPTARFTHFTDHYGLPAYDAALLTDAKEMADYYEETCAALPADKISPAAYKAVSNWVMGPVKGQLNEKTLRDRQFPVSAPQLAALIGLVLNETVSQTAAQQVFTLLLTSPSASPADLAQQHGLVQNRNTDALQTLVESVLAEWPDKVEQYRKGKKNLLGMFVGEVMKKSKGSADPKLVNQLVVKTLQ, translated from the coding sequence ATGGTTGCCGACACGCCCCGCTCATCTGATACGCTAACCCACTACGAAGCCGTTATCGGCCTGGAGGTTCATTGCCAGCTACTTACACAAAGTAAGATGTTTGCTGCCGACACCAACGCCTTTGGTGGTGATCCAAATACCCACGTCAGCGTAATCACACTGGGCCACCCCGGTACACTGCCCAAAACCAATCGGCAGGCGGTCGAATACGCCGTTCGGATCGGACTTGCTGTCGGCAGCGAGATCACGCGTCACAACGTCTTTGCCCGGAAGAATTATTTCTATCCCGACCTGCCAAAAGGCTATCAGTTATCGCAGGATAAAGGTCCGATCTGCGTGGGCGGCACGGTGCCGATTACGGCGAAAGACCCCGTTACGGGCGAGTCGTATCAGACAGCGATTCAACTGCATCACATTCATTTAGAGGAAGATGCGGGCAAATCCATTCACGACGGCAGCTACTGGACTACGCAACTCGATTACAACCGGGCGGGCACCCCGTTGATCGAAATGGTAACGGAACCGTGTATACGTACTGCCGACGAAGCGGGGCAGTATCTGACCGAAGTCCGGCGGCTGGTGCGCTACCTCGACATCTGCGACGGCAACATGGAGGAGGGGTCATTACGCTGCGACGTCAACGTATCGATCCGGCCGGTGGGCGCTACTTATCTCGGCACGAAGGTTGAAGTAAAGAACCTGAACTCGATTCGTAACGTGATGCGGGCCGTCGACAGCGAAATCCGGCGGCAGGTCGACCTTACCGAAACGGGCGGCAAAATCATTCAGGAAACCCGCACCTTCGACGCCAACACGGGGCTGAGCGCGGGTATGCGTGAGAAAGAAACGATGAACGACTACCGGTATTTCCCCGACCCCGATCTGGCACCGGTCGTTATTTCCGACGCCTGGCTGGCCGACATCGAAGCCGCGATGCCCATGCTACCGACGGCCCGGTTTACCCACTTCACCGATCACTACGGCCTCCCCGCTTACGACGCGGCCCTGCTCACCGACGCTAAAGAAATGGCCGATTATTACGAAGAGACCTGCGCAGCCCTACCCGCCGACAAAATCAGTCCGGCGGCTTACAAAGCGGTGTCAAACTGGGTAATGGGACCGGTAAAAGGGCAGCTCAACGAGAAAACCCTGCGCGACCGCCAGTTTCCGGTGTCGGCTCCGCAACTGGCCGCGCTGATTGGCCTGGTACTGAACGAAACCGTCAGCCAAACGGCCGCACAGCAGGTATTTACGTTGCTGCTCACCAGCCCCAGCGCCAGCCCGGCCGATCTTGCTCAACAGCACGGATTGGTTCAGAATCGCAATACCGACGCGCTGCAAACGTTGGTAGAGAGCGTATTAGCCGAATGGCCCGACAAGGTGGAGCAATACCGGAAAGGCAAAAAGAACTTGCTGGGGATGTTCGTCGGTGAAGTAATGAAAAAATCGAAAGGCTCCGCCGACCCTAAATTAGTCAACCAACTCGTCGTTAAGACGTTACAGTAA
- a CDS encoding SusC/RagA family TonB-linked outer membrane protein yields the protein MASFLRTRYLWCLLCMCYALCLSTGRAQTPTTNPSAAAQRTLSGRITTTTGEALPGVTVVQKGTTQGTTTDVNGNFQLSVSDPSATLTISYIGYVTQQIPIGSQTSFTIQLKEDAQALSEVVVVGYGTQKRSTLTGAVAEVSGRDLVQSPQPNLANSLVGRTPGLIALNRSGEPGRDGSQFFIRGRSTLGDPNPLIVIDGVANRLGGLDRLDPNEIESVSVLKDASASIYGAQAANGVILVTTRRGTKGKPQITYNFNQGFSTPTRLPQMADAATYAQILNEIQYYNNPSGGLNQRYTTDQIQKFRDGSDPLNYPNTNWLRTVLRSSAPQHRHTIGISGGNDDIRYLVSLGNLFQDGIYKNGTANYNQYSLRANVDANVGKNLTLGVDINGRQEDRNYPLDSAGRIFRYALRAYPTLVAVYPNGLPGSGTDQGRNPVLQVTDALGYQRDRRGYINATLRLRENLPFLPGFSVDGFAAIDKLYQFNKQWSIPWTTYNYNSSTGQYAPQVNPPSVPGLLQGQTNVTQITLNARLNYDRTFGPNKLSAFLAYEQSTYNSTLFTAYRSSFVSTSIADFYAGSESDRVSGQPFASARQNYFGRVQYNLKDRYLAEFQGRYDGSQNFASNQRFGFFPALLLGWRISDEPWFKSSGTAFVNSLKMRASYGLLGNDRIAQFQYLASYLFDPGYILGDSPVRQPGLTASTEPNPNVTWEKAQTTNIAIDGVLFDGKLNVTFDYFHTLRNDILIRRNVSVPDYTGLVLPNENLGRLTNQGFDFQITHNNTYGPINVSVGTNFTYARNRVQFLDEVSGLPTYQQQTGQSISDPSYGGLLYRSLGIFHTQAEVDAYPHVLTAGPGDIKLEDVDGNGVIDANDRIRPRYSNIPEIVYGVPINLSWRGIDLNILVQGQAHVSQYLLLESGSTGNFFAQDAANRWSPTNPDGTFPRVSSEMLNSVNGVYQNTYWLKNAAFTRLKNVQIGYNLPRTLLDKFKIQSLRVYASGFNLLTFDQLKTIDPEGGSAQGWFYPQQRIYNLGLSARF from the coding sequence ATGGCTTCATTTCTACGCACCCGCTATCTGTGGTGCCTGCTCTGCATGTGCTATGCACTATGCTTGAGTACCGGGCGCGCCCAGACGCCCACAACCAACCCATCAGCAGCTGCGCAGCGCACCCTCTCCGGGCGTATCACCACGACCACCGGCGAAGCACTACCCGGGGTAACTGTTGTTCAAAAAGGAACGACGCAGGGCACGACAACCGACGTCAACGGAAATTTTCAGTTGTCCGTTAGCGACCCCAGCGCAACATTAACGATTAGCTACATTGGCTACGTAACCCAGCAGATACCCATCGGGTCGCAGACGTCGTTTACCATTCAGCTCAAAGAAGATGCGCAGGCGCTCAGTGAAGTGGTTGTCGTCGGCTATGGTACGCAGAAACGGTCGACGCTGACCGGGGCGGTAGCCGAAGTGTCGGGCCGCGATCTGGTGCAGAGCCCACAGCCTAACCTCGCCAACTCGCTCGTCGGGCGGACGCCGGGCCTGATTGCGCTGAACCGGTCGGGGGAGCCGGGTCGCGATGGGTCCCAATTCTTCATCCGGGGCCGCTCGACGCTGGGCGACCCGAACCCGCTGATCGTTATCGACGGGGTGGCCAATCGGCTGGGTGGACTGGACCGGCTCGACCCCAACGAGATTGAAAGCGTATCGGTACTGAAAGATGCATCGGCATCGATTTACGGGGCGCAGGCGGCCAACGGCGTCATTCTTGTAACGACCCGGCGCGGCACGAAGGGCAAACCGCAGATCACCTACAATTTCAATCAGGGCTTTTCGACACCCACACGCCTGCCGCAGATGGCCGACGCGGCTACCTACGCCCAGATTCTCAACGAAATTCAGTATTACAACAACCCCAGCGGTGGCCTGAATCAGCGGTATACGACCGATCAGATTCAGAAATTTCGCGACGGCTCCGACCCCCTTAACTACCCGAATACCAACTGGCTGAGAACAGTCCTGCGTTCGTCGGCACCGCAGCACCGGCATACAATCGGCATCAGTGGGGGCAACGACGACATCCGCTATCTGGTGTCCCTAGGGAATCTGTTTCAGGACGGTATCTACAAGAACGGCACGGCTAACTACAACCAATACAGCCTGAGGGCCAACGTCGACGCGAACGTGGGCAAAAACCTGACGTTGGGCGTCGACATCAATGGCCGACAGGAAGATCGTAACTATCCGCTTGACTCTGCTGGGCGCATTTTCCGCTACGCGCTACGGGCCTACCCAACGCTGGTAGCGGTGTACCCAAACGGCTTGCCGGGATCGGGTACCGACCAGGGTCGTAACCCGGTGTTGCAGGTAACCGACGCCCTCGGCTATCAGCGCGACCGGCGCGGCTACATCAACGCAACGCTGCGACTGCGCGAAAACCTGCCGTTTCTACCCGGCTTTTCCGTCGACGGGTTCGCGGCTATCGACAAACTCTACCAGTTCAACAAGCAGTGGTCGATTCCGTGGACGACGTACAACTACAACTCATCCACCGGCCAGTACGCTCCGCAGGTGAACCCGCCCAGTGTACCGGGGCTGTTGCAGGGGCAAACCAATGTCACGCAGATTACACTGAACGCCCGGCTCAATTACGACCGCACGTTTGGACCGAATAAGTTGTCGGCCTTTCTGGCGTATGAGCAGAGTACCTACAACAGCACGCTGTTTACGGCCTACCGCAGCAGTTTCGTCAGTACCAGCATCGCCGATTTCTACGCGGGTAGCGAAAGCGACCGGGTGAGCGGGCAGCCGTTCGCGTCGGCGCGGCAAAACTACTTCGGGCGGGTGCAATACAACCTCAAGGATCGCTACCTGGCCGAGTTTCAGGGGCGTTACGATGGGTCGCAGAATTTCGCCAGTAATCAGCGGTTCGGTTTTTTTCCGGCGCTGCTGCTGGGTTGGCGAATTTCCGATGAACCCTGGTTTAAGTCGTCAGGCACGGCATTTGTCAACAGTCTGAAAATGCGGGCATCCTATGGCTTGCTGGGTAACGACCGGATTGCGCAGTTTCAATATCTGGCGTCTTACTTGTTCGACCCCGGCTATATTCTGGGCGATTCGCCCGTCCGGCAACCGGGGCTGACGGCGAGTACGGAGCCGAACCCGAACGTGACGTGGGAAAAAGCACAGACGACCAATATCGCCATCGACGGGGTGCTATTCGACGGTAAACTGAACGTGACGTTCGACTATTTCCACACCCTCCGCAACGACATCCTGATCCGGCGGAATGTGTCGGTGCCCGACTACACCGGGCTGGTGCTGCCCAACGAGAATCTGGGTCGCCTGACCAACCAGGGCTTCGATTTTCAGATTACCCACAACAATACCTACGGGCCGATCAATGTGTCGGTCGGTACCAACTTCACCTACGCCCGCAACCGGGTGCAGTTTCTGGACGAGGTATCGGGTCTGCCAACCTATCAGCAGCAGACGGGTCAATCGATCAGCGATCCCAGCTACGGCGGCCTGCTGTACCGAAGTCTGGGCATTTTCCACACGCAGGCCGAAGTCGACGCCTACCCGCACGTCCTGACGGCCGGGCCGGGCGATATCAAGCTGGAGGACGTCGACGGAAACGGTGTAATCGACGCGAACGACCGTATCCGGCCGCGCTACAGCAACATTCCCGAAATCGTGTACGGCGTACCGATCAACCTGAGCTGGCGCGGTATCGACCTGAATATTCTGGTGCAGGGACAGGCCCACGTGTCGCAGTACCTGCTGCTGGAATCCGGCTCGACGGGTAATTTCTTTGCGCAGGATGCCGCCAACCGCTGGAGTCCAACGAACCCCGACGGTACGTTTCCGCGCGTTTCCAGCGAAATGCTGAACAGTGTCAATGGGGTATATCAAAACACGTACTGGCTGAAGAATGCGGCTTTCACGCGGCTGAAGAACGTACAGATCGGCTACAACCTGCCGAGAACGCTGCTCGATAAATTCAAAATTCAGTCGCTACGGGTGTACGCAAGTGGCTTCAACCTGCTGACGTTCGATCAACTCAAAACCATCGACCCCGAAGGTGGCTCGGCACAGGGCTGGTTCTACCCACAGCAGCGTATCTACAATCTCGGTCTCAGCGCACGATTCTAA
- a CDS encoding RagB/SusD family nutrient uptake outer membrane protein, translating into MKLLSCIYASRLGYLRLVSLRPAARFLFLSLSTSVAALLLSSCSHDLLDKAPVDRISEDAVWTDAALVQTFVNSKYRDLSFGFNWNGDELMWASASDESLFSHDYGMWAINKGELTPSNLAILSSGPTEYNGNMNPWSKNYRYIRDSNIFFSKIASVPMDSTLRRRLTGEMTFLRAFRYFDLVRNYGGVPLITQSFGLGDDYAATRRATLDESINFVVSEADKAAALLPVSYTGADLGRATKGAALALKARMLLYAASPLYASSTSTSRWQAAAQAAQAVLSLNAYQLYPNYGQLFLTPNNSEVIFNRIEAQQGDSFLNLERWNGPNGYGGWGAMYRRRR; encoded by the coding sequence ATGAAATTACTGTCCTGTATATACGCATCCCGGCTAGGCTATCTCCGCCTGGTTTCGCTCCGCCCGGCGGCCCGGTTTCTCTTTCTCTCTCTTTCAACATCCGTTGCGGCACTCCTTCTATCCTCCTGTTCGCACGATTTGCTGGATAAGGCACCCGTCGACCGGATTAGCGAAGATGCGGTCTGGACGGATGCGGCACTGGTGCAGACGTTCGTTAATTCAAAATACCGCGATCTGAGTTTTGGCTTCAACTGGAACGGCGATGAACTGATGTGGGCGTCGGCCTCCGACGAATCGCTGTTCAGCCATGACTATGGTATGTGGGCCATCAACAAAGGCGAACTGACACCCTCGAACCTCGCCATTCTGAGCAGTGGCCCAACGGAGTACAATGGCAACATGAACCCGTGGAGCAAGAACTACCGCTACATCCGCGACAGCAATATCTTCTTCTCGAAAATTGCGTCGGTGCCGATGGATTCAACGCTACGTCGGCGGCTGACGGGTGAGATGACGTTTCTGCGGGCGTTTCGCTATTTCGATCTGGTGCGCAATTACGGTGGTGTACCGTTGATTACACAGTCGTTTGGCCTGGGCGATGACTATGCCGCCACCCGCCGGGCCACGCTCGACGAAAGCATCAATTTCGTCGTTAGCGAAGCCGATAAGGCCGCTGCGCTGCTGCCCGTTTCGTATACGGGTGCTGATCTGGGCCGGGCGACAAAAGGGGCTGCGCTGGCGCTGAAAGCCCGGATGCTCCTGTATGCTGCGTCACCGTTGTACGCGTCGTCGACCAGTACATCGCGGTGGCAGGCGGCAGCGCAGGCGGCTCAGGCGGTGCTTTCTCTGAACGCGTACCAGCTTTACCCCAACTACGGGCAACTGTTTCTGACGCCGAATAATAGCGAGGTAATTTTCAACCGGATCGAAGCGCAGCAGGGCGATAGCTTCCTGAATCTGGAACGCTGGAACGGCCCGAACGGCTACGGCGGCTGGGGGGCAATGTACCGACGCAGACGCTGA
- a CDS encoding RagB/SusD family nutrient uptake outer membrane protein, whose amino-acid sequence MDGRDITNANSGYNPQNPFANRDPRLAATVLYNGASYRGRAVETFRPNGLDSPDGPESFNTSPTGYYLRKFMDESRDLGSATGSQAPWIYFRLGEVLLNYAEAQNEAAGPDASVYDAVNRIRARASMPNLPVGLTQTQMRDRIRHERQVELAYEEHRYYDVRRWRIANRTENLPVRGVAITKDASGALQYSFPTVQERRFNDRNYFLPIPLKETQANPNLVQNTGY is encoded by the coding sequence ATGGATGGCCGGGATATCACCAACGCGAATTCGGGCTATAACCCGCAAAATCCGTTCGCCAACCGCGATCCCCGACTGGCGGCAACGGTGCTGTACAACGGTGCATCGTACCGGGGGCGGGCGGTTGAAACGTTCCGGCCAAACGGTCTCGACAGCCCCGACGGGCCGGAGTCGTTCAACACGTCTCCAACGGGCTACTACCTACGGAAATTTATGGATGAGTCGCGCGATTTGGGGTCAGCAACGGGTAGTCAGGCACCGTGGATTTATTTCCGGCTGGGTGAAGTACTGCTCAACTACGCCGAAGCGCAGAATGAAGCCGCCGGTCCCGATGCCAGTGTATACGACGCCGTGAATCGAATCCGGGCGCGGGCGTCAATGCCGAACCTGCCCGTCGGCCTGACGCAGACGCAGATGCGTGACCGTATCCGGCACGAACGGCAGGTCGAGTTGGCGTACGAAGAGCACCGATACTACGACGTTCGGCGGTGGCGCATTGCCAATAGGACCGAAAACCTGCCGGTGCGCGGTGTTGCGATCACGAAAGATGCGTCGGGGGCGTTGCAGTACAGTTTCCCAACTGTGCAGGAACGCCGGTTCAACGACCGTAACTACTTCCTGCCCATCCCCCTCAAAGAAACCCAGGCCAACCCTAACCTGGTGCAGAATACGGGATACTAA
- a CDS encoding MFS transporter → MLKNRQLLLIYALVLIDVVVGAAISPVMPKFVAHQSHPELWLSGATALFLGLQLFSGPLLGKLADYIGRRPILILSSIGTALANLLLLPVKASLLLLNRVSDGLTNGMFATVRSAITDVSPEENLVKNLGIQGTIVSLGNVLGPMVAGGLLTLFTIPEKEQTSYIVYIALGLSVLNIGISLLISETSEKKEKLDQSKLKQTIIESINPVVLWRQLVDKEAERPGLQTLVLIRTVLALTQGYYTYFVTYLALGPLKFGTQSISYFFIYYGGFSVITSFIFYRFLADRLNQTRAMFWFAILGVPVLIGYGLVGKSTPILYGLVAVDCLSIGLISGIVEGLIAKRTNDDDRGTLFGLVQGLQGFASLITTLLFGALSALDLRLPFIWFGITMAVVIWLAYRTYRDKPALFTNGVE, encoded by the coding sequence ATGCTCAAGAATCGCCAGTTGTTACTCATCTATGCGCTTGTTCTGATTGATGTGGTAGTTGGCGCGGCCATTTCCCCGGTGATGCCCAAGTTTGTTGCCCATCAGTCGCACCCCGAACTCTGGCTATCGGGCGCTACTGCCCTGTTTCTGGGACTTCAACTTTTTTCGGGACCGCTGCTCGGTAAACTCGCTGACTATATCGGCCGAAGACCCATCCTGATTCTGTCGAGTATCGGAACGGCCCTCGCTAACCTGCTGCTACTACCGGTTAAGGCTAGTCTATTGCTACTCAACCGCGTCAGCGACGGCCTGACAAACGGGATGTTCGCTACCGTCCGCTCGGCCATCACCGACGTGTCGCCGGAAGAAAATCTGGTCAAGAACCTGGGGATTCAGGGTACAATAGTGTCGCTGGGCAACGTGCTGGGACCGATGGTAGCGGGTGGCCTGCTGACGCTGTTTACCATCCCCGAAAAAGAGCAGACCAGCTACATCGTCTATATTGCGCTGGGTCTGTCGGTACTGAACATCGGCATTAGCTTGTTGATCAGCGAGACCAGTGAGAAAAAGGAGAAGCTCGACCAAAGTAAACTTAAGCAGACGATCATCGAATCGATCAACCCGGTCGTTCTCTGGCGGCAGTTGGTCGACAAGGAAGCGGAGCGGCCCGGCCTGCAAACGCTTGTACTGATCCGAACGGTACTGGCCCTGACGCAGGGCTATTACACCTACTTCGTTACGTATCTCGCACTGGGGCCGCTTAAGTTCGGTACGCAGTCGATTTCGTACTTCTTCATCTACTACGGCGGGTTCAGCGTCATCACCTCCTTTATCTTCTATCGGTTTCTCGCCGACCGGCTCAACCAGACGCGGGCCATGTTCTGGTTTGCTATACTGGGTGTACCAGTACTGATCGGTTATGGGCTGGTCGGTAAATCAACACCCATATTGTACGGGCTGGTCGCGGTCGACTGCCTGAGCATCGGCCTGATTTCGGGCATCGTAGAAGGGCTGATCGCCAAACGCACCAACGACGACGACCGGGGGACTCTGTTCGGGCTGGTGCAGGGATTACAGGGCTTCGCCAGTCTGATAACGACGCTGCTTTTCGGAGCATTGTCAGCTCTTGATCTGCGGCTTCCATTCATCTGGTTTGGCATCACAATGGCCGTCGTTATCTGGCTGGCCTACCGTACCTACCGCGACAAGCCGGCTTTGTTTACAAACGGAGTTGAATAG
- a CDS encoding phytoene/squalene synthase family protein has translation MMALFNNTALECSKLITERYSTSFTLGIKTLDRKFHLPIYAIYGFVRYADEIVDTFHDYDKKVLLDRFRHDTYQAIEEGISLNPVLHSFQMVVRQYSIDRPLIDAFLHSMEMDLYNQQYDADGYNEYIYGSAEVVGLMCLRVFCEGDGAEYDRLRESARKLGAAFQKVNFLRDLKSDFADRGRMYFPGVDFSAFGQKAKQQIEADIQHDFDDALKGILKLPSGARMGVYLAYTYYLTLFRKIKRLSATTISNQRIRVPNPQKIALLAQTYLKYRLRVI, from the coding sequence ATGATGGCCCTGTTTAATAACACCGCTCTTGAATGTAGTAAACTCATCACAGAGCGGTACAGCACCTCATTTACCCTAGGCATCAAAACACTCGACCGCAAATTCCACCTGCCTATCTACGCCATCTACGGCTTTGTGCGCTACGCCGACGAGATTGTCGATACGTTTCACGACTACGATAAGAAAGTATTGCTCGACCGGTTTCGGCACGATACGTATCAGGCTATCGAGGAAGGTATCAGCCTGAACCCCGTACTGCACTCGTTTCAGATGGTGGTTCGGCAATACAGCATCGACCGGCCGCTGATCGATGCGTTTCTGCATAGCATGGAAATGGATTTGTACAATCAGCAATACGACGCCGATGGATACAACGAATACATCTACGGGTCGGCGGAAGTGGTCGGCCTGATGTGTCTGCGCGTATTTTGTGAGGGTGATGGCGCCGAATACGACCGCCTGCGTGAATCGGCCCGCAAGCTGGGGGCGGCTTTTCAGAAAGTAAACTTCCTCCGCGACCTGAAGAGCGACTTCGCCGACCGGGGCCGTATGTATTTTCCCGGCGTCGATTTTAGCGCGTTCGGGCAGAAAGCCAAGCAGCAGATTGAAGCCGATATTCAGCACGATTTCGATGATGCACTGAAGGGTATTCTGAAACTACCGTCTGGCGCCCGCATGGGTGTTTACCTGGCATACACTTATTATCTGACGCTGTTCAGAAAGATAAAACGCCTGTCGGCAACCACGATCAGCAATCAACGTATACGGGTACCGAACCCACAAAAAATCGCCCTTCTGGCGCAGACGTACCTCAAATACCGGCTGCGGGTGATATAG